Proteins encoded in a region of the Bombiscardovia apis genome:
- a CDS encoding AAA family ATPase — protein sequence MNAVVNDQTALADRTKLPADSSALADATSAITDQTRLPSRMPNVSAADDTRLPVRPPKVAKQQTVAKVPRLHTQPATARPELANNTQSSQPSSSLQGAFERLEESVSRVIVGKSLAIRLCLTAAFAGGHILLEDQPGTGKTQLARALSQSLGLDHKRMQFTPDLLPSDLLGVTIYQQTSKRWSFRPGPVFTQVLLADEINRASPKVQSALLEVMEEGQVTLDGHTRALAGPFIVVATQNDSSQLGTYPLPEAQLDRFLISTSLGDPGHEASLEILTQAGKENNAQAPASLGTQAFQELQQQARAVYASPAILEYVVRLLEASRHSDLIERGSSIRGGLGIVSCARVWAGAQGRDYVIPDDVQALLLPVLAHRITLSPQARIERISKREVLEEVSACVPVPQAGECT from the coding sequence ATGAACGCAGTCGTTAACGACCAGACCGCGCTAGCAGATAGAACCAAACTGCCAGCAGATAGTTCAGCATTGGCTGATGCCACTTCCGCCATCACGGACCAGACCCGCCTGCCCAGCCGGATGCCAAATGTTAGCGCTGCCGATGACACCCGCTTGCCAGTTCGCCCACCCAAGGTAGCCAAGCAGCAGACGGTAGCCAAGGTGCCTAGATTACACACTCAACCTGCGACTGCAAGGCCTGAGCTCGCAAACAATACCCAGTCTTCTCAGCCATCTAGCAGCCTTCAAGGAGCCTTCGAACGCTTAGAAGAGTCCGTGAGTCGGGTCATCGTGGGCAAAAGCCTAGCTATTCGCTTATGCTTAACCGCTGCCTTCGCTGGAGGGCATATCTTATTGGAAGACCAGCCAGGTACCGGAAAAACGCAGCTGGCTCGTGCCCTCAGCCAGAGCCTAGGCCTAGACCACAAGCGGATGCAGTTCACTCCCGACCTCCTGCCCTCCGACCTGCTGGGCGTCACCATATACCAGCAAACTAGCAAGCGCTGGAGCTTCCGGCCCGGCCCTGTTTTTACGCAAGTTCTCTTGGCCGACGAAATCAACCGAGCCTCGCCCAAAGTACAGTCAGCCCTATTAGAGGTTATGGAAGAAGGTCAGGTCACGCTTGACGGCCACACCCGAGCCCTAGCAGGCCCTTTCATCGTTGTAGCAACTCAAAATGACAGCAGCCAATTGGGCACATACCCGCTGCCTGAGGCTCAGTTAGACCGCTTTCTTATCAGCACCAGCCTGGGAGACCCCGGCCATGAGGCCAGCCTAGAGATTCTCACTCAAGCGGGGAAGGAAAACAATGCTCAAGCGCCCGCTAGTTTGGGCACTCAGGCCTTCCAAGAGCTCCAGCAGCAAGCGCGCGCAGTCTACGCGAGCCCCGCCATTCTCGAATATGTAGTGCGCCTGCTTGAGGCCAGTCGCCATAGTGACTTGATTGAGCGAGGCTCCTCAATTCGTGGCGGGCTGGGCATAGTCTCCTGTGCCCGTGTCTGGGCCGGGGCTCAGGGCCGCGATTACGTCATTCCCGACGACGTTCAAGCCTTGCTGCTTCCAGTACTTGCCCACCGCATCACGCTTAGCCCTCAGGCCCGCATAGAAAGAATCAGCAAGCGGGAAGTCTTAGAAGAAGTTAGCGCCTGCGTGCCGGTGCCTCAAGCTGGTGAGTGCACATGA
- a CDS encoding fibronectin type III domain-containing protein yields MSTIRGNRRKQNQHYQTKNSAISASKLSSWAQLGLAVLAVIGVSIAAIVVRTVSQERTIVDDGTVWVASASERKLARFNPRISETDAVIPAPAQTSELDLTQSGNTTLMKTGRTLTSIDPTLLSPAQSIETPEGLQALIGGESLALFDRHSGRVWTRSSTAPLPNLQAEEPSLRLGQGGAIGVDTGGILYGFRSHDGSVIRMDRPQGKAFQTLDSITGGHPLRADALAIVGSRVLVLSDRTLYWDAGKLTLPGKGSLRLQASPVDSLQSETWAAVAHEGGLYLINLDRPTDEPQSIVSGGSGKPAQPVSSGGCWWAAWASTARNFTRLCTADQEESPKPQAKQGGKALPQAEQAGLDSRVQTLGSISPESQLVFRTNKRQVVLNDVTVGSMWNPLKSTHAIGMSWQQSSVRPASERTSNSRADNGGQLMRDCAKQTGEIEAQDDEFSMRAGSRAILAPLANDAQSGCLISSLTQVSSSNKRLGLTPVADNRKLQVDASQVEEGSVRISYSISDGRGKSSTASISLTLLDKSSNQPPALLQQQRPCELEAGGSADFNALEGFVDPDSDPLFLTGARSLGGEAVSLSAREDGKLRLHANESASGQVPIEATASDGQAQASSIVNCTIAPAHTLPAQADPLIRSMQVGQPLNIDLSSAIHGSSDAAVKLLEVPSPPELSITTDSDRLSLKVEARSVGTYYLPYRIAQAEQESQGLLRLQVSKPARNSAKPITADDTAVFNSAGQARIDPLANDSNPQGGPLALSSWSAEGAQPVRAIIVDHRFLQVQAPQSLNRPIALSYEASNSAGSSKGQIRILPPIQSASKPGLSAPNLQAEVKAGSKVSIPILSRISSERGDRLKLSPKLEPQPGSLSNFAFISGSSVRYWAGNEPGQARLLYRISDSQGQSATGVITVQVNASQAASSQPLALSPVESQTVAGAQTKVAIDIQTPEMQGEEWRLAGIGSQFPQLGRIRQVGPNFLQYEAYSNDHGIDDFTYLLRGKHGQQAEGQIRMAVTAGQAGSNLMARDDDIQLRPNTPVSVPVLANDVSENGQNLTLDHKLELNGVDKVNVSDHAISLTSPASAGSSFIRYRARNESGATSQANLRIVTNPQAEIEPPMAADYWLTPAQAQGRQQVSIDLAPAIGNPSGPASDLQLGLNPTASAPQGQPTGPVGSSRLTLELGEQPRTVAYTVSNTRHGLTSTACVYLPAQGDFPPSLKEGVTPLKVQTGVRTLIPISDYLTVRPGSSASILSAQAVHANKADGSETYIDTHTLAFTSATNYAGPAAISFTATDSDTDHSPAHTAVVTIPIEVSDGKPPAPVFTPPVLDVEAGAPEQEISLRPFLSTHSAEQARKLSFSSHNLSKPLSASLNQQGILKLHAAASSSIGSSASLPLRITYPGGQIQATLTLRIIASRRPLAQIPERRLSLAAGSSRRINALEGAFNPFPNQALRVSSVVSTSPGLSASIQSEGWVQIRSDAVGDAVSGQLVLAIADASGAKEREVRTSILVDFINYPLPPSLIASSLQAGDGQVSVSWQPSAPRGSAITLYQLVSISNHGQVSQDCDQATSCTLHGLSNGSDYSLRVRARNAVGWSEFSAPLAARPDTKPAPPSNLRIDGSKQETLHIAWDPPANSGSRIAGYTLEASGPGCGSSRGRTPQSTQATLTVPHSSAGQICTVSVSAVNQAGQGPPASAIGSTWSSPDAPVFESITQKPGSKQPARIEVRLRPGSLHGHPCSAVDLRLADVSGEQFATSFPCNQSGASVSGELTIPQQFAGRSLTFEAVTRAQGPADSNTSATARAVYTLERISEHERSR; encoded by the coding sequence GTGAGCACCATCAGAGGCAACCGCCGGAAGCAAAACCAGCATTATCAAACGAAGAATTCTGCAATAAGCGCCAGCAAGCTGAGTTCGTGGGCGCAGCTGGGGCTCGCCGTTCTCGCAGTTATTGGCGTCAGTATTGCCGCTATCGTTGTGCGCACAGTAAGCCAGGAGCGCACTATTGTCGACGACGGCACGGTCTGGGTGGCCTCTGCTAGCGAGCGCAAGCTGGCACGCTTTAATCCGCGCATTAGCGAAACCGATGCCGTGATTCCCGCCCCTGCCCAAACCAGCGAACTTGACCTAACGCAATCAGGCAACACTACCCTCATGAAGACCGGCCGCACGCTAACTAGTATCGACCCAACCCTCCTCTCCCCTGCCCAATCCATCGAAACTCCCGAGGGCTTGCAAGCACTGATAGGCGGCGAAAGTCTGGCCTTATTCGACAGGCACAGCGGCAGGGTTTGGACCAGATCCAGCACTGCGCCCCTGCCCAACCTCCAAGCAGAAGAGCCCTCCTTGCGCTTGGGACAGGGAGGAGCTATCGGCGTAGATACCGGCGGTATTTTATATGGTTTTCGTTCCCATGATGGCTCTGTAATTCGCATGGACCGACCACAGGGCAAGGCTTTTCAAACTTTGGACTCCATCACTGGCGGACACCCCTTGCGGGCCGACGCTTTGGCCATAGTCGGTAGCAGGGTGCTTGTTCTCTCAGACCGCACACTCTACTGGGATGCTGGCAAACTGACCCTGCCCGGCAAGGGGTCGCTGCGCTTGCAAGCCTCTCCCGTCGATAGTCTCCAAAGCGAAACTTGGGCCGCAGTGGCCCACGAAGGCGGCCTCTATCTGATAAACCTCGACCGGCCTACTGATGAGCCGCAGTCGATAGTTAGCGGAGGCAGCGGTAAGCCAGCGCAGCCCGTCTCTTCTGGCGGATGCTGGTGGGCTGCTTGGGCCAGTACCGCCCGTAATTTCACCCGCTTATGCACGGCAGACCAGGAGGAATCGCCTAAACCGCAAGCCAAGCAGGGTGGTAAGGCACTCCCCCAGGCAGAGCAAGCGGGCTTGGATTCCCGAGTGCAGACGTTGGGGTCCATCAGTCCGGAATCGCAGCTAGTCTTTCGCACCAATAAGCGGCAGGTGGTCTTAAATGATGTAACTGTCGGCTCTATGTGGAATCCACTCAAATCTACGCATGCGATAGGCATGAGCTGGCAGCAGAGCTCCGTGCGCCCTGCCAGCGAGCGCACAAGCAACAGCAGAGCCGATAACGGAGGGCAGCTTATGCGCGACTGCGCCAAGCAAACAGGCGAGATTGAGGCCCAAGATGACGAGTTCAGCATGCGCGCCGGCTCAAGGGCCATCCTTGCCCCTTTAGCCAATGATGCGCAGTCTGGTTGCCTCATATCGAGCCTGACCCAAGTAAGCAGCAGCAACAAACGGCTGGGTCTCACACCGGTAGCAGACAATCGCAAGCTCCAAGTCGACGCATCGCAGGTCGAGGAGGGCAGCGTTCGTATCAGTTACAGCATCAGCGACGGGCGGGGGAAGAGTTCCACCGCTTCGATTAGCCTGACCCTGCTAGATAAGTCCAGCAACCAGCCGCCGGCCCTCCTCCAGCAGCAACGGCCTTGCGAGCTCGAAGCCGGTGGCAGTGCAGACTTCAACGCTTTAGAGGGATTCGTGGACCCAGACTCAGACCCGCTCTTCCTTACCGGCGCACGCAGTCTTGGCGGCGAAGCGGTTTCGCTCAGCGCCCGCGAAGACGGCAAACTGCGCCTTCATGCTAACGAGTCAGCCAGCGGTCAAGTACCCATCGAGGCCACCGCCAGCGACGGACAGGCTCAGGCCAGCAGTATCGTCAACTGTACGATTGCGCCAGCGCACACCCTGCCCGCACAAGCTGACCCTCTCATACGCTCCATGCAAGTAGGACAGCCGCTCAATATCGACCTCTCCTCGGCCATTCACGGCAGCTCAGATGCGGCCGTAAAACTTCTAGAAGTGCCCTCTCCTCCAGAGCTAAGCATCACTACCGACAGCGACCGGCTCAGTCTCAAGGTCGAAGCTCGAAGCGTCGGCACTTACTATCTGCCCTATCGAATCGCGCAGGCAGAGCAGGAATCTCAAGGCCTCTTGCGGCTCCAAGTCAGCAAGCCAGCTCGCAATTCCGCCAAGCCCATCACTGCCGACGATACTGCAGTGTTCAACTCAGCTGGTCAGGCTCGCATAGACCCGCTCGCCAACGACAGCAACCCCCAAGGTGGGCCGCTCGCCCTCAGCTCTTGGTCTGCCGAGGGAGCTCAGCCAGTAAGGGCAATCATAGTTGACCACCGCTTCCTGCAAGTGCAAGCTCCGCAAAGCCTCAACCGCCCAATCGCTCTCAGCTATGAGGCCAGCAATAGCGCCGGAAGCAGTAAGGGCCAGATTCGAATCCTGCCACCCATCCAATCTGCCTCGAAACCCGGCTTAAGCGCCCCCAACCTGCAAGCGGAAGTCAAGGCGGGCAGCAAAGTGAGCATACCCATACTCAGCCGCATCAGCAGTGAGCGCGGCGACCGCCTCAAGCTCTCCCCCAAGCTCGAACCACAGCCCGGCAGCCTCAGCAATTTTGCTTTTATCTCAGGTTCAAGCGTGCGCTATTGGGCGGGTAATGAGCCTGGTCAGGCACGCTTGCTCTATCGAATCAGCGACTCCCAAGGGCAGAGCGCAACTGGTGTCATTACAGTACAGGTCAATGCCTCGCAAGCAGCGAGCTCACAGCCTTTAGCACTCTCGCCAGTTGAGAGCCAAACAGTGGCCGGCGCTCAAACCAAGGTTGCTATCGATATACAAACGCCCGAAATGCAAGGCGAAGAGTGGAGGTTGGCAGGGATAGGTTCACAATTTCCGCAGCTAGGGCGGATTCGCCAAGTTGGGCCGAACTTCCTGCAATACGAAGCGTATTCAAACGACCACGGTATTGATGATTTTACCTACCTTTTACGCGGTAAACATGGGCAGCAAGCTGAGGGCCAGATTCGCATGGCGGTGACAGCTGGGCAGGCAGGATCTAATCTGATGGCCCGAGACGACGACATACAACTGAGGCCCAATACGCCCGTAAGCGTCCCCGTACTTGCCAACGATGTAAGTGAAAATGGGCAGAATCTGACCCTAGATCACAAACTCGAACTCAACGGTGTAGACAAGGTCAACGTAAGTGATCACGCCATCTCACTGACCAGCCCTGCGAGCGCCGGAAGCTCCTTCATCAGATACCGGGCTCGCAACGAATCGGGAGCAACCAGCCAAGCCAACCTACGTATCGTTACCAATCCCCAAGCCGAGATTGAACCGCCGATGGCTGCCGACTACTGGCTCACTCCCGCCCAAGCGCAAGGCCGGCAGCAGGTGAGTATCGACCTAGCCCCCGCCATTGGCAATCCTTCCGGGCCAGCGAGCGACCTCCAATTGGGGCTCAACCCTACTGCCAGCGCACCGCAAGGCCAGCCAACAGGACCAGTCGGCTCCTCCCGGCTCACCCTCGAATTAGGCGAACAGCCGCGCACTGTCGCATACACCGTAAGCAACACCCGCCACGGACTAACCTCTACTGCTTGTGTATACCTACCGGCCCAGGGAGACTTTCCACCTAGTCTTAAGGAGGGAGTTACACCACTCAAAGTGCAGACAGGAGTAAGGACGCTTATTCCTATCTCAGATTACCTGACCGTTCGGCCGGGCAGTTCAGCTTCAATTCTTTCAGCCCAAGCGGTTCATGCCAACAAAGCAGACGGCTCTGAGACTTACATCGATACACATACGCTCGCTTTTACTTCCGCCACTAACTATGCGGGCCCAGCAGCCATCAGTTTTACCGCAACAGACAGTGATACCGACCACTCACCAGCCCATACGGCAGTAGTCACCATACCCATCGAGGTAAGCGACGGTAAGCCGCCTGCACCTGTTTTTACCCCGCCAGTTCTGGATGTAGAAGCCGGAGCTCCCGAGCAGGAGATTTCATTGCGGCCCTTCCTCAGCACCCACTCAGCAGAGCAAGCGCGCAAACTGAGCTTTTCCAGCCACAACCTTAGCAAGCCCCTATCAGCCAGCCTCAACCAGCAAGGCATCCTAAAACTCCACGCGGCCGCCAGCTCTAGCATTGGCAGTAGCGCTAGCCTGCCTTTACGCATTACTTACCCAGGAGGGCAAATTCAGGCTACGCTCACACTTCGAATTATAGCCAGTAGGCGGCCCCTGGCCCAGATTCCCGAGCGTAGGCTGAGCTTAGCTGCCGGGAGCAGCAGACGTATCAATGCTCTGGAAGGTGCCTTCAACCCCTTCCCCAACCAGGCCCTACGTGTCAGTAGCGTCGTAAGCACTTCGCCAGGTTTGAGTGCGAGCATTCAGAGCGAGGGATGGGTACAGATTCGCTCCGATGCTGTGGGCGATGCCGTGAGCGGACAACTGGTGCTCGCCATTGCAGATGCCAGCGGAGCCAAGGAGCGGGAGGTGAGAACCAGCATATTAGTGGACTTTATCAACTATCCCTTGCCGCCTAGTCTGATAGCATCGAGCTTACAAGCTGGAGACGGACAGGTGAGCGTGAGCTGGCAACCGAGCGCCCCGCGCGGCTCAGCCATTACCCTCTACCAGCTGGTGAGCATTAGTAACCACGGCCAAGTCAGCCAAGATTGCGATCAAGCCACGAGCTGCACCCTACACGGTCTGAGCAATGGCAGCGATTACAGCCTTAGGGTCCGGGCCCGTAACGCGGTGGGATGGTCTGAGTTTTCAGCCCCACTGGCCGCCAGACCCGATACCAAACCGGCCCCGCCCAGCAATCTGCGTATTGACGGCAGCAAGCAAGAAACCCTGCATATTGCTTGGGATCCACCCGCTAACTCAGGCAGCCGAATTGCCGGATATACGCTCGAAGCCAGCGGACCGGGCTGCGGTTCCAGTAGGGGGCGCACGCCGCAGTCTACGCAGGCCACACTCACCGTACCCCACAGTTCTGCCGGTCAGATTTGCACCGTAAGCGTGAGTGCCGTTAATCAGGCAGGTCAAGGCCCGCCAGCGAGCGCGATTGGCTCCACTTGGTCTTCTCCAGATGCCCCAGTCTTTGAAAGCATCACCCAAAAGCCCGGCAGCAAGCAGCCAGCGAGGATTGAGGTGAGATTGCGGCCAGGAAGTTTGCACGGACATCCCTGCTCGGCAGTAGACCTCAGACTGGCTGACGTAAGTGGCGAGCAGTTCGCAACTTCCTTTCCTTGCAATCAGTCGGGCGCGAGCGTGAGCGGAGAACTGACCATACCGCAGCAATTCGCGGGGCGCTCGCTCACCTTCGAGGCCGTGACTCGGGCGCAAGGGCCGGCAGATTCCAACACATCAGCTACAGCCCGCGCCGTATATACCTTAGAGAGGATTTCCGAACATGAACGCAGTCGTTAA